Proteins from a genomic interval of Oncorhynchus clarkii lewisi isolate Uvic-CL-2024 chromosome 13, UVic_Ocla_1.0, whole genome shotgun sequence:
- the LOC139424604 gene encoding trafficking kinesin-binding protein 1-like isoform X2 produces the protein MEEGFCPVTMEVWSSSASEEEEEEEKESGHGSQEEEEEEVEEGGKPHSKESLCRELMQVLCSERVGQVTKTYHDIEAVTHLLEEKERDLELAARIGQSLLKQNRDLTARNELMDEQLEIATEEIAQLRHELSMRDDLLHLYASTEEIENASDSHALMKRNESSNSLSNFVNYDFIQQKLKGLEEENLKLRCEANELTSETANYEEQEQELMMVCVEELTSVNKQVVDLSDELARKVEDTLRQQEEISSLLAQIVDLQARCKALTTDNEELTQHLSASRESQSQLKSELNYLQDKYSECEDMLREAREDIKNLRNKSLPNSTVQRYSALSAVFPMDSLAAEIEGTFRKGLDVPAPTEYKNHPWRVFETVKVLKQASRLRSRCHSPGQVPGSSPVSLRSSCASTPRTSYYGSDSASLTLEDKPPSAVSRLAEVTHTEDNSVSGRKRLGMPGMPGGQDLAAALRCLSDRQQSHASERPFFEVERERKLRALATACQGCSEEGEEVGELGSSGFLTPNDSLVSSSVASTSTNYSNGSSLHSSAGSGGSRSYLPDRLQIVKPLEGSVTLHHWQQLAKPNLGGILHPRPGVLTKDFRELEIDLQHVYSLNDLEEDDPDLSQLSHNLAAGAHGTMVTPSSGPNLPQTPPTHTVTTCRRHHPSLLLPSFSTSLCSRSLSACWSCEHLSTTSPSSSNQQHCVPTYDPSQGGGHHSTSTTAPPLSLGLLRLLEEQGISASTLPYPYHQLTPHTPHTRPTTAEEERVGGTCTMEEEGRRNIFSFNLVEKLRRLGLHKVADRGVVD, from the exons TGCTGTGTTCAGAGAGAGTGGGCCAGGTCACTAAGACGTACCATGACATCGAGGCTGTCACCCACCTACTGGAAGAG AAAGAGCGGGACCTCGAGTTGGCGGCCCGGATCGGCCAATCACTGCTCAAGCAGAATCGGGATCTAACGGCACGGAATGAGTTAATGGACGAACAGCTGGAGATCGCTACGGAAGAG ATAGCCCAGCTGCGACATGAGCTCTCCATGAGAGACGACCTGCTCCACTTGTACGCCAGCACAGAGGAGATCGAGAACGCCTCCGACTCACACGCACT AATGAAGAGGAACGAGTCGTCTAACTCCCTCAGTAACTTTGTCAATTATGACTTCATACAGCAGAAACTCAAAGGTCTGGAGGAGGAGAACCTCAAACTGCGCTGTGAG GCCAATGAACTGACGTCAGAGACCGCTAACTATGAGGAACAAGAGCAGGAGCtgatgatggtgtgtgtggaGGAACTCA cCTCTGTGAATAAGCAGGTGGTGGACCTGTCTGATGAGTTGGCCCGTAAGGTGGAGGACACTCTCCGGCAGCAGGAGGAGATCAGCTCCCTGCTCGCGCAAATAGTCGACCTGCAGGCACGCTGCAAAGCG CTCACCACTGACAATGAAGAGCTGACCCAGCACCTGAGTGCCTCGCGGGAGAGCCAATCACAGCTCAAATCAGAG CTAAACTACCTGCAGGACAAGTACTCTGAGTGTGAGGACATGCTACGGGAGGCCAGAGAGGACATTAAGAACCTGCGCAACAAGAGCCTGCCCAACAGCACGGTGCAGCGCTACAGCGCCCTATCAGCCGTGTTCCCCATGGACTCCCTGGCAGCGGAGATTGAGGGCACCTTCCGCAAGGGCCTGGACGTCCCCGCTCCTACCGAGTACAA GAACCACCCGTGGCGCGTGTTTGAGACTGTGAAGGTGCTGAAACAAGCGTCGAGGCTGCGCTCGCGGTGCCACTCCCCCGGCCAGGTGCCCGGCTCCAGCCCTGTGTCGCTGCGCTCCAGCTGCGCCTCCACCCCTCGTACCAGCTACTACGGCTCAGACAGCGCCAGCCTCACCTTGGAGGACAAACCACCTAGTGCCGTGTCGAGACTGGCAGAGGTGACACACACTGAGGACAACAG TGTGAGTGGCCGTAAGCGTCTGGGTATGCCGGGCATGCCTGGAGGCCAGGACCTTGCGGCCGCGCTACGCTGTTTATCTGACCGCCAGCAGAGCCATGCCTCAGAGCGCCCCTTCTTTGAGGTGGAGCGTGAACGCAAACTCCGCGCCCTGGCCACCGCCTGTCAGGGGTGCagcgaggagggtgaggaggtgggCGAGCTGGGCTCCAGTGGGTTCCTTACGCCCAACGACAGCCTGGTGTCCAGCTCGGTGGCGTCGACAAGCACCAACTACTCCAATGGCAGCTCGCTGCACTCCTCGGCCGGATCGGGGGGCTCACGCTCCTACCTACCCGATCGCCTGCAGATTGTCAAGCCCCTGGAAG GCTCAGTGACCCTGCACCACTGGCAGCAGCTGGCCAAGCCCAACCTGGGTGGTATCCTGCACCCTCGCCCGGGGGTCCTCACCAAAGACTTCCGGGAGCTGGAGATCGACCTCCAACACGTCTACAGCCTCAATGACCTTGAGGAGGATGACCCTGACCTATCACAGCTCTCCCACAACCTGGCTGCCGGAGCCCACGGCACCATGG TCACTCCATCCTCCGGCCCCAACCTCCCCCAGACCCCTCCCACCCACACCGTCACCACCTGTCGGcgccaccacccctccctcctgctcccctccttctccaccaG CCTTTGCTCTCGCAGCCTGTCCGCTTGTTGGAGCTGTGAGCATCTGAGCACCACGTCGCCCTCCTCCTCCAATCAGCAGCACTGTGTGCCGACCTATGACCCTAGCCAGGGTGGCGGCCACCACTCCACCTCTACCACAGCACCTCCACTATCACTGGGACTCCTGAGGCTGCTGGAGGAGCAGGGCATCTCTGCCTCCACCCTCCCCTACCCTTACCACCAACTgaccccacacacaccccacacacgcCCCACAACGGCAGAGGAAGAGCGGGTTGGAGGAACTTGCACTatggaggaagaagggagaaggaacattttcagcttcaaCCTGGTTGAGAAGCTGAGGCGTCTGGGACTTCACAAGGTGGCTGACCGAGGCGTGGTGGACTGA
- the LOC139423833 gene encoding cholecystokinin-like: MAMGGLLVYVLMAALVGVGLTSPVSKSDGNTKQGGILPQLLARREAVWNAAENVAKREQDTQMSMARMARMAHLSEDQREFMSKQIKQAISELMNECPGRDYQGWVDFGRRSAE; the protein is encoded by the exons ATGGCAATGGGTGGATTGTTGGTGTACGTCCTCATGGCAGCGCTAGTGGGGGTTGGTTTGACATCACCCGTATCCAAGTCGGATGGCAACACCAAACAGGGTGGGATACTGCCACAGCTACTGGCCAGGAGGGAGGCAGTGTGGAATGCTGCGGAGAACGTCGCTAAGCGGGAGCAAGACACTCAAATGAGCATGGCACGGATGGCGAGGATGGCGCACCTGTCGGAGGACCAGCGCGAGTTCATGTCCAAGCAAATCAAGCAGGCCATCTCAG AGTTGATGAACGAGTGTCCGGGCCGGGACTACCAAGGATGGGTCGACTTTGGACGGCGGAGTGCAGAGTAG